In a genomic window of Sporosarcina trichiuri:
- the ntdP gene encoding nucleoside tri-diphosphate phosphatase encodes MDIPKEGEVVQVHSYKHDGHIHRVWQETMVLKGTRNIIIGANDRTLVTESDGRTWITREPSICYFHAERWFNIICMLREDGVYYYVNISSPFVFDNNSIKYIDYDLDVKVFPDMSYLILDEDEYADHKKQMGYPEVIDKILRRNLEMLLSWIKQRKGPFAPDFIDVWTSRYEFYKNLKKEH; translated from the coding sequence ATGGACATTCCAAAAGAAGGAGAAGTTGTACAAGTACATAGCTATAAGCATGATGGCCATATCCACAGAGTATGGCAGGAGACGATGGTCCTGAAAGGCACGCGCAATATTATTATCGGTGCGAACGACCGCACGCTTGTCACGGAATCGGACGGCCGTACGTGGATCACACGCGAGCCGTCCATCTGTTATTTCCACGCAGAGCGCTGGTTCAATATTATCTGCATGCTCCGCGAAGACGGAGTGTACTACTACGTCAATATCAGCTCGCCGTTCGTATTCGATAACAATTCGATCAAATACATCGACTATGATCTGGACGTGAAAGTATTCCCGGACATGAGCTACCTGATCCTCGATGAGGACGAATACGCAGACCATAAGAAGCAGATGGGCTACCCGGAAGTGATCGACAAGATCCTGCGGCGCAACCTGGAAATGCTCCTGAGCTGGATCAAGCAGAGAAAAGGACCGTTCGCTCCCGATTTCATCGACGTCTGGACATCACGCTATGAGTTTTATAAGAACCTGAAGAAGGAACACTAG